The sequence GTTCAGCAGCAAAAAGAGCGCACTATGCACTGCGTTCCGTGAGACCAGCATTGCTACGGCACCTACAATCGCAATCAGTGCTGTAATGAGAAACAAAATAAGTTCCATACCCTGTGCTCCGCTTACCAGCGTATCTTAGATTATCTCCAACCTGGCCGTATCGGTCGTCTACAGATCAATCTTGGCCGGTGGGCTGGGTTGCCGATTGAGCTGCTGTAAAATCGGCGGTGGTTCACCATGGCCTTTATCCGGCGGCACTAACAGCATCTCTTTGGTATAGATGGCTGCACGACGGTCGTAGAAGCTTAACTCGTACTGATGCTCGAGCACAATGGCGTTCGTCGGACAGGCATCTTCGCAATAACCACAGAAGATGCAGCGCAGCATGTTAATTTCGTAAACCGCTGCGTACCGCTCACCTGGTGAGCGTGGATTGGCCGGATCGTTCTCTGCCGGGATCACCAGAATGGCATCAGCCGGACAGGCAGCAGCGCAGAGAGCGCAGCCGATACAACGTTCCTGTCCGTTGGCGAACCGTTTCAGCTCATGGCGACCACGAAAACGTTCACGCACCGGTCGTTTCACTTCTGGATACTGTACGGTGACCGGTCGCTTAAACATGTAACGCAGCGTTGTTCCTAACCCCTTAACCAGTTCTCTGATCATGAGCTATCCCTTTCAGTGGGTTGAATGTTTCGCTTGCCGCATGACGCTCGTTCTCACCCACAAATCGAATCACGCATGCAGAGGATCAATTCGGTAGTTGAATGTCCTTCACCAGGGTTACATTATCAATCGGTTTGGGTGTGCGGTTGAAGCCAACAGCAATGGCGATAGTTATCGCCCCTAAACCGAATAGCACCCACGAATGCACCACCCGATCGGGAATCAAGACGATAACCACCGTCGTATAGACCAGGTTGAGCAGACCAATCGGTAACAACCATTTCCAGCCCAGATCCATCAGGCGGTCGTACCGCAATCGTGGCCACGATGCACGCACCCATACCGAGATGAAGAGAAACACGACTACCTTCAGCAAGAAGGCGCCAAGCGAGACCACCCCAAAGACAATACTTCCCGCTACCGGACCGGCCAGCGCCGTTACCTCACGCCCGAGAATGTCGAGGCCTGGAAAATGCCAGCCCCCGAAGAAGAAGGTTACCGCCAATGCCGAGACGGCTATCAGTTTGATGTACTCGGCCATGAAGAAGAGGGCAAACTTCATCGAACCGTATTCGGTATTATAACCGCCCGTCAGCTCTTGCTCGGCCTCAACCAGATCGAAGGGTGCTCGCACGACCTCGGCAGTGGCAGCGATCATGTAGAGGACGAAACCCAGCAGTTGCGGAATAATTCCCCACAATCCTCCCTGCTGTTGGGTGACGATCTCGTGCGTCGAAAGGGTGCCATACGTCATCACCACACTGAGCACAGCACAACCTAGCGCCAGTTCGTAAGAGATGAGCTGTGCCGAGGAACGGATGCCGCCGAGCATTGAGTATTTGTTGTTCGAGGCCCAACCGGCCAGGGTGATACCGTAGACGCCAATGCTGGTCACGGCCAGTACGTAGAGAACCCCAATGTTCAGATCGGTAATTTGCAGGATATTCCACAGATTGGTACGGGCCGGATCATAACAGGCCTGATAATCCCAGTTCAGGTTAAGACAGCCAAACGGAATAACGGCCCAAATGATGAGCGCTGGAATAACCGCTACTGCCGGAGCAAGGAGATACACCGGTTTATCGGCCATCGCCGGTACAATATCTTCTTTGAAGAAGAGTTTAACTGCATCGGCGGCCGGTTGAAGCAACCCTGCCGGCCCGGCCCGATTAGGTCCGACCCGATTTTGGAGCCGTGCCAGAATCCGTCGTTCAAACAGGGTTAAATACGCGAAGGCGGTTGTCACGGCTAGTGTGACAACAAAACATTGGATCACAATGATCAGGATGGTCAGCCAATCCATACGTATGTCCCTTAGTGCTGATCCGAATGCACAACCAGCCCATCGATCAGCGCTTGCAGCTACTCCATCACGACTTTCGCCAGGTTCACCCGTGTGCGCGGACCGGTCTCGATCTCAGCAGCTATAACATCAGCTAAGCCAGTCGGCAGCAGAATAATACCGTTTGGGAGATCGGCCAGTACTCGTGCGGGTATAACCATTTCACCGGCTGCTGAGATCAACCGCACCCGATCGCCACTATGAATGTTCAGCTTTGCTGCATCGTCAGCACTGATTGCCGCGTATCCACGCGGAATCAAGCCTTGTAGCTTAGAACCTCGCAGATGGCGGTCGCCATCATAGGCCAGTACCTGTTCAAGGAGCAGCATTGGCCGATCATCAGCAAAACGAGTTACTTTGCCGGTAAAGGCGAGATTTACCGTTCCTTTGGCTGCCAAAGCCGGTAAGACGAGGCCAACACCTTCAGTATTGGTATAGCTGGTACCATCGTAATAGATGGCATCATCGAACTGCCGTCCCCAGCTTCCGCCCGTACCGGTTGCAGCCAATGCCGCATACGTTATTCCGGCATAGCCTGGCACCTGGGCTGCGATTTCATTCCCCACATCGGCGGCCACTATATACGACCAGGCCTCGGTAGTTACCGGAATCGGACCATTTCGCCCACCGCCAATCGGCACCATCGCCAGGGCCTGGGCAACTGCGGCAACGATCTGCCAGTCCGGCCGTGATTCACCAACCGGAGCGCAGGCCTGTCGCGACCGCTGCACCCGTCGCTCGGCGTTGGTGTAGGTTCCTTCGCGCTCGGCAACGCTGGCTGTCGGCAAGACAACATCGGCA comes from Chloroflexus sp. Y-396-1 and encodes:
- the nuoI gene encoding NADH-quinone oxidoreductase subunit NuoI, whose amino-acid sequence is MIRELVKGLGTTLRYMFKRPVTVQYPEVKRPVRERFRGRHELKRFANGQERCIGCALCAAACPADAILVIPAENDPANPRSPGERYAAVYEINMLRCIFCGYCEDACPTNAIVLEHQYELSFYDRRAAIYTKEMLLVPPDKGHGEPPPILQQLNRQPSPPAKIDL
- the nuoH gene encoding NADH-quinone oxidoreductase subunit NuoH; its protein translation is MDWLTILIIVIQCFVVTLAVTTAFAYLTLFERRILARLQNRVGPNRAGPAGLLQPAADAVKLFFKEDIVPAMADKPVYLLAPAVAVIPALIIWAVIPFGCLNLNWDYQACYDPARTNLWNILQITDLNIGVLYVLAVTSIGVYGITLAGWASNNKYSMLGGIRSSAQLISYELALGCAVLSVVMTYGTLSTHEIVTQQQGGLWGIIPQLLGFVLYMIAATAEVVRAPFDLVEAEQELTGGYNTEYGSMKFALFFMAEYIKLIAVSALAVTFFFGGWHFPGLDILGREVTALAGPVAGSIVFGVVSLGAFLLKVVVFLFISVWVRASWPRLRYDRLMDLGWKWLLPIGLLNLVYTTVVIVLIPDRVVHSWVLFGLGAITIAIAVGFNRTPKPIDNVTLVKDIQLPN